The Cutaneotrichosporon cavernicola HIS019 DNA, chromosome: 5 DNA segment CGCAACACCTACTTTTGGAGGACAACATCGCAGACCGCCAGGTACACGCAGAGCGAGCGGTCGCGCACCGTGtcccacgcgccgccgtagTAGGTGTACACGTCGTGGATGGCGACCGAGGCGTTGTGCGCAGCCCAGTCGAGCTGCATGGCGGGGCACGTCGTGCCTACAAACGAGGGCATGTCAAGCGGAGTGTCGGACCAGTCACGGCGAACCCAGGCGGGGACGACGGGACAAAGGGACAGCTGCGGCTGCgtgggggggtgggggggtAGTGTGGGTGGGTCAGCGACGGGGGCagcgcgcgtcgagcgccgcggcTTAGCGCCAGAGGAGAGACCGCGCGGAGCCTTCGGCATGGCAACGTTGTAGGTGACGGAGTAGGCGTTAGGCGTCGGTCGGCGAAGTGGATGCGAGTTgggggatggtgaggatgcAGATGAATGAGGATGACAAGGATGACGCCTTCTTGACTGGCTGTTGGCGCGGAGGCAAAACGCATTTGCCTGTTCCTAATGCAGTCCCTTTATGCTCCTAATGCGTAATGTCTGATTTGGTAGCCAGCGGATGTATGTACGCTGGTGCAGTGCTACAGATTCAAGTCCACCCAGCCATGCGCGGTGTACAGTGGTGCTCTGCCAGTAACAAATGCAAGTGAAAGTACGACAGAAACGGTTACAAGGGTCGCTCTTATACCCAGGACGAGCCATACCATTCATTGTGGTGATCTCGGGTCACGTGCTGACAGCCTGGTGGTGGCCTAGTGCGAGGGGTACGTACTCATACTCAACGTCTTCAACACTGTGTCATCAACATCCCACTGTCTTCCCTCATCATGTATCGCCAACTCCTCGACAGGCCCGACCGTATACTTGAGTTTAGACCAACATCGACGCGTGATAATCTGAAGCCTGTTGCAACAGACGCTTTCGTCAACCCGTTGTTGGCCATACCACGATGGATCAACGGACAGCTGGTCACGACCATCCGTATTGTCCCAATGACGGATGTGCAGATGCGGCGACCGGTCAACACCATGATTCACCAGTCTGTACACCACATGCACTCGGGCGCTCCCGCGCAGCTCATGTGCTGACTCCCTCCAGGATGGACAATGCTCTGGTTCCACTGCAAGTGCCTCCGTTGCGTATCACGCTCCACGCCCAGTCCTGGGTGACTCCCGGCCGTGGCCAGGTGGACAATGATGACGATCTTCAATGCAAGCGCAGCGCGGACACACTGCCCATCACCGACTTTGTCCTTGACCAGTGGCCGTTCAACCTGCATGCCCCCGCGGCCCAGGTGGTGACGCATCACCCCCGCATGCGCCGGCAGCAGCCCGGCTTGGCTGGTCTTCCTTTGGTGTGCGAACCCGACAACGTCGTCGGATACGCACGTGATCACGAAACCGACCTTCTCGAGCCACATGCTGTCGCTGCTGTCCAAGAGCACCGCCGCCCCCCTGAGGGGAGCAGCGACATGGTCGGAGGGTTCATCGCTGCCTGTCATGCAGCCAACGCCGTCATCCGTCTCACATACTGTCCAAACGCTCCTGAGCAAGACCGCATCGTGATGGATCTCGGCGACGCTCCTGTTCCGCTCCTTTCTCGCCGTTCAATGCGTTGgctggcgcgccgccttgcCGACCAGCTTGGCTACATGACTGCCGCCCAACGGCCTGATGTGTCTCTGGCTGTCGGCAATATCCACATGCGCCTGGAATATGTTGCTGCCGGCGGTCGCCGCCACTGTCGCAGAGGTCAGTTACGGTACTCGCGCAACTTTGGGTGGCTCGACAACGGCCAGCCCATTGTGAACCGCACGCGGCCCAACCACTGCGCGGTTCAACTGGCGCACGCCTTCAAAGCCGACCCCCCCGCGCACCCGTGAGGATAGCATGAGCCGACGCACACCGGCGCCGGTGTCTCTTGTAGCATTCCCATTTTCATCCCCTCACATGTATAGTTCGTTCGTTCGCCCCATGAAGGTACGACCAAGGCACATCCACCACGCGCCGCTTAACCAGCGTCACTGGCGTCTAGTGGCCGGGTACAATGGTGGCCGTCTCACTCCATGTAGGTGGCCAACACTGCGTGGTACAGCGGTAGCAGCGCTCGACTGATTTTTGCTGCGGTTGAAAGAAATAAGTCAGGAAATTCAGGTACAGCTGAAAAAAATTAGTCGCGATCACGAGTCCCAGTTGTCATCCCCAAGAAGTCTCAATTCTCAATTTCACTCAACCGCGACGAGGCTAAGGCAGAGGCTGAAGCAGACAGCGGCGCGGACGCTGGCGTGAGACAGGCCGTCAACGCGCGTGCACGCCCGCCATGCTCACGTGCACACCTGCAGGCCGACTGCGTTGTGGGATGACCGGGATCTGAGAAAGACCACAATAGCACTTTGTGAGGCCGCGTGGCCGTTTAACACAGGATTTTCCCAGCCAACATACTATTTGGCAACCCCAAGTCATGCAAGTTGTATATCTTTGACTCCAGTTTGTGCTGCATAGAAATCCATACATGCACAAGAAAGCTGCCCAAAGGTCTGAATGCATGTCAATATGCATGTATACCCCTCGCATCACCGATAATGTTTTTGTAGGAGACTGTGTACTTGCTGAAATCATGCTGCGAAGTGCTACTAAACCGGCGGCGGGCCGCTTCAAAAAGTGCTATTTGGTGTCTTTTTTGTAGCCGAGATGTATCGTATCGCACGTGTCGAGCTGCGCCAGCAGTGATGCGGCACTACCCATCGCAGCGGCAGACGACAGCGGTACCAGCAGAGGAAGCTGGACCAGCGGTGACACAGGACATAAGACAGAGGCTTGAGGACGCAAGACGAAAAACAGACGTCACGAGCCGCGACGCGCAACGGCGGGGGAGCGGGTGATCGGACCGATTCTCTGCCTTTGAGGGCGTCAGGTTTACGGTACAGCGTGTGCCCACCTAACCCCGGGAGACCGTGTAATGATCAGTGGGACCAATAAAGTGGCCAATACAACTGAATGGGTACGTCCTGGGTGTGGCCGACATAAACCCACCAATGTCTGTAGCAGTTGGCAGACCGCCTGGGGGTCAGTGGACGCTCCAGTGCTCACAAAATACGCTCCTCAACCCACCTTAGGCGGTACAGCATTTGCCGAACAGCCCAGGGGGCTGTGGAAAGCGGCCGATAAACTTGATTGGCACGTCCTGGGTGATACGCAAAAACGTGCCGCGATCTCTGTGGCAGTGAGGAGTCCACTCGAGGGTGAATGGACGGCACCTAGGGGTCCAAAGATACTCGCCCATGTAGCCTAGGTGGTCCAGGACTTGACAGGCGGCCCAGGAGGCTGTTGAATGTGGCCGATTAAGATCGATGTGGAGGACCGGGGGGGGTAACCGAACCAATGTTTGGCGGTTCCACTCAGGTCTGACTGGGCATGTGGGGCTCGGTCCCAGGTGCGAGGGGTGCGGGGTGAGTGTCGGTGACAACTCCTGTATTGTCCACCCAGCTCACCCGCCCcggccgcggcgctggcggagCGCTGGTGTGGCGCCCGGTCCTgccagcgcgtcgcgcgcagAGCAGCGCTATGACGGTCCCGCTTTGCGACTCGCACCCACGGTCCTGTCTGTCTCATTCTCATTGctggccgcctcgcctgACCAGGTGCAGCAGCGCTCAGAGGCTGCTAGTTGCAGACTGCGCAGTCTTTTCCACCAAGCAGCTGTCCACTGCTGGCATTGGAGCTGCCAACGCTGGCCACAGTACGTATGTACAGCGGCCGTGCAGCACGGCCTTGTCGGCCGGTGAGCCGCCCGCCGGCCAGCTGTGGCCTTTCGCGTCCTCCCCGCTCGCCGGCATGCGCCAGCAGAACCCCTCTGTTCCTCTCCCCCTTGGAACTCCGAGCACTGACGCGGCTCACCGTGCGGCAGAACCGTTGGGACTGGCGCTGCCCTGGCCGTACAGCCCTCGCGAGCCGTGCCAATCACATGGCCATCacacctcggcctcgttgCCCGTCCTTGAACGATGCCTGCTGCATGAGATACCTGGCCCTCGTCCACGAGCACAGTTCCCACAACTGAgtctcgcgcgcgcacaCGCTGAACTTCGTctcccgccgcgccacggATCGCCCTGTGCTCCACACTGTCCAGCCACGCTACTCCGCCACGATCGAAAGGAACAGCGCGTACCCCGTGGAGAGCTCGAGATTTTCCTGCATGCGCTGGAGTCAGCCTGCCCGTCACCAGCCCTCGGGCCACATGCCCATCGCACGGACTCACCGTGTGAATCCTCTCGAGACGCAGTcccagcgcggccgcgcaggcCCGCGATTccgcgacgtcctcgagctgctcacCGGCCGGAAGAGTCTCCGCATCAACAGGCAAAaccgtcctcggcgccggtgCGTCCCACTCGCCGTTGTCGTACGCGGGGTTGTAGGCGTAGACGCTGTCGCGGCCATCGTTGTAGCCGTGCTGCAAGTCGTCGCTGTGGGAGGCGCGGTCGaacagctcctcgaggtcaagctcgtcgtaGCGGTAGGCACTGTCGTGGTCGtggcggcgctgcgcgtcgtcgtAGCTGTGGACATGCTGCTCCTCATCGTAGTCGTCGTACTCGTGCTGCTCCCGGTCGTACAACGTCAGCGGCGCAAGCGACACGCCGGGTGCGCCATGCCTCTGCGCGGGGCCTGTGCCGATGGCGAGCGGGTAGTCGTGCAACGCGCCGGAGGAGTCGACACGCCACGGCTCTGCTCGGTCCATGCGTGTCGGCTCGTCGGGGGACAACAAGCTTtccacctcgtccatcgcGCAAGACAACTCCTGTTGAGAGAGCTCTTCTCGACACGCTGACCCGCTCACGCGTCCTGCGCATCTAGCCGCGGCGTTGCAGCCGACCGTTCACCCCAGAGCACCGCCAACCCCCTTCCGGCCGTCAACCTCACGCATGCGGCCTACCCGGCACTAGGCCACTGCAGACAGATTGCTGAGTGGTCAAGCGTGGAACAGTCCTCGCCCTTCACACGCGGTCCGGTGAGTGCCCCACGGTAACAGCCTGCCCTTGCATCAGGCGCAGTACCTCACCGCGGCGGTACGGCACGTCCGTGCCGCGTGAGTGGGCGTGCTCCCCCACGGCGGAGAAGGTACGGGAgggagagcgagagcgagagcaGATACAGGGGCAAGAGTGAGTGGGAAGCGTTCAAAGCACGTCTGCGATAAGGACGATGGCGTAGAGGGCCAGGATGACGGACAATCTAATCTCGGAGGCAACGGCTCGCGATCTCCTGACCGGGTCACATTCCGATGCCGAGCTTTGATATCCATCTAGCGCGTGAAGGTGGGGTCGAGTTTCCTGGTGGAACGACCATGTAAGTGTACGGTGGGTGGGCGCGGACGCAATGGGTGGACGACCGCACTCGAGCCGGACGCAAGGGGTCGTCGGAAACCTCGGGCCGATCGGCGCGGGAGTCCTGCCGCAACCCCGTTGCGTCCGGTGGCCGGCAGTCAGGTGCAACTGAGTATTGAACAAATGCCAGCATTCAACAGTACTTCCGGCCTCAAGGTGGTTCATAGCAGGCTAAAGGGGTATctcaacgtcgaggagcggcgcATGCTGAGCAGTACCGAACGTGTCCGTCTCTCCAATGGAGCCCTGTTCGCGCGGCCGCACAATCGTCATCTTCCAAGCCAGCGCGGGCCGGAACTGGCGTGAGTTGAGCCCGACATACTCCCATCCACTTACAAACATGCACGTGAGGATCTTGTCGTCGGGGACACTGTACAGGCGCTTGATGAGCTTGCGGTTCAGGACGCCCGACCGCTCCGCTCGGTCGAACACCTCTTCCGTGTCAAACATGACCTAGCGCATCAGCGTCGTACGGCGCAGTGACTTACGTCCATGGTCACTTCGAACGGTCCCGAGTTCTTGGACCGTACGACCTTGGCAAGATACCGCAGGGTGTTGGGTGCTGAGTGTAAATTCGGGGCGAACGCGTCGCCTGTCTCTCGGGGCTTACTAGTTGAGTCCTTCGCCTCGCCGTTGAGGTGGCCATTTGTCTTGTGGCCATTCGCGGCGTGTCCGTTCGTCGCGTGGCCGTTCGCCGCGCTACCGTTCTGAGAGAAGTTTACGACCTGAGGCTGAGGATAATGAGGGGCGTAGTTGGCGTCACGTTCTGCCACTTGAGAAGGGGCGACACCCAGCTGCATCACCTCGATGGGCCAATCTGCCGGGTCCGCACATGGCATAAGGTGGTAGACCGAGAAGCGGAATACGGGACCGGCCGGTTGCTCATGCGGACTGAGCGGAATAGCAAAGTTGCCTCCTGTTGCCAGCTGGCCCGGATCTGCGCTGTCAACTCGACCCAAACGGCCTACTACTCTGCAACTCAACCACTAGACTCACATGAGTTGTGCAGGCATCCGACGCGGACGTTGTTGGCAAtcgcgttggcgagggaCTGGGTCTGCGCGACAACTTCGCCCAtgatgccgagctcgtgggGCGTGGCCTTTACGggctcaagctcgcccatgacggcgtcgcggccgtACACGTGCCAGAGGATACTGGCGGAGCCATCCTGCAGAGCGGGAAAAAGAGACGCTGTTTGTCAGCACACCACGACGAGGTTACCTAAGTGGCTTACTCGTGTACTCTGCTgccttgtcgaggaaggcgtcGATGCCCTCGATGAGGATCGGGTCGCGAACGCCGCCAATAAACACGGTTCGGTACCCCAGCTGCTGAGCGCCCTCGAGTTTCACCATGTACTCTGTTGTCTCGAACATTGCGTTGGCGCAGCGA contains these protein-coding regions:
- a CDS encoding uncharacterized protein (Caib baif family enzyme), translating into MVNQYNANVKNELRILTTSPIHGYGYRLSDFWEGIVKHRAHAVVIDAGSTDGGPSCLGIDDEFICAKESYVRDFGPMLEACHHLGVKIIISSSGGCGDDRSVDHFVNVVREMAGSSAYSFKVATIKTEVSKDVVRSHLQSGQIQPCGPVPELTEDALDNTVKIVAQIGPEPYLKVLREHPDVDIILGGRSYDPAPFTALAMYHGMGSKDNYGPARHMGKILECGGICARPKARSILAVLREDSFDLVPLHPTESVTPISAAAHSLYEKTRPDILDGPGGKLLLGNATYTPLPGGRVRCANAMFETTEYMVKLEGAQQLGYRTVFIGGVRDPILIEGIDAFLDKAAEYTTSLFPALQDGSASILWHVYGRDAVMGELEPVKATPHELGIMGEVVAQTQSLANAIANNVRVGCLHNSYPGQLATGGNFAIPLSPHEQPAGPVFRFSVYHLMPCADPADWPIEVMQLGVAPSQVAERDANYAPHYPQPQVVNFSQNGSAANGHATNGHAANGHKTNGHLNGEAKDSTTPNTLRYLAKVVRSKNSGPFEVTMDVMFDTEEVFDRAERSGVLNRKLIKRLYSVPDDKILTCMFFRPALAWKMTIVRPREQGSIGETDTFGTAQHAPLLDVEIPL